One part of the Vitis riparia cultivar Riparia Gloire de Montpellier isolate 1030 chromosome 6, EGFV_Vit.rip_1.0, whole genome shotgun sequence genome encodes these proteins:
- the LOC117916159 gene encoding inner membrane protein PPF-1, chloroplastic, whose product MARTLISSPPFIGKPLPSLSSRHGLLHSLPHRRLISTRVKFSLHDIPPIHSLDSSSIDFAGIVSRAESLLYTLADAAVSADPAAAGPASGTADAAVQKNGGWFGFISEAMEVVLKVLEDGLTAVHVPYAYGFAIILLTVIVKIATYPLTKKQVESTLAMQNLQPKIKAIQERYKGNQERIQLETSRLYKQAGVNPLAGCFPTLATIPVWIGLYQALSNVANEGLLTEGFFWIPSLGGPTTIAARQSGSGISWLFPFVDGHPPLGWQDTAAYLVLPVLLVISQYVSMELMKPPQTDDPSQKNTLLVFKFLPLMIGYFSLSVPSGLSIYWFTNNVLSTAQQVWLRKLGGAKPVVNEDASGIITAGRAKRSASQPARAGDRFRQLKEEEKKKKISKALPAEEIQALASESDSDEGSDEETKDKGDDVLEEAYVSSGSKQVPQYAGPRRSKRSKRKRAG is encoded by the exons ATGGCGAGAACGCTAATCTCTTCTCCACCCTTCATCGGGAAGCCACTCCCTTCCCTCAGCTCTCGCCATGGCCTCCTACACTCTCTTCCTCACCGTAGACTCATCTCCACCAGAGTCAAATTCAGCTTACATGACATTCCTCCTATTCACTCCTTAGATTCTTCTTCGATTGACTTTGCCGGAATTGTTAGCCGAGCTGAAAGCTTGCTCTACACTCTCGCCGACGCTGCAGTTTCTGCCGATCCGGCTGCCGCTGGACCCGCGTCAGGCACAGCTGATGCTGCAGTGCAGAAGAACGGTGGGTGGTTCGGGTTTATTTCGGAGGCTATGGAAGTTGTTTTGAAG GTTCTGGAGGATGGCCTAACAGCAGTGCATGTTCCCTATGCGTATGGATTTGCGATTATATTGCTCACTGTTATCGTGAAAATTGCTACATATCCCTTGACAAAGAAGCAG GTTGAATCAACACTGGCCATGCAAAATCTTCAACCAAAGATCAAGGCCATTCAAGAAAGATATAAGGGCAATCAG GAAAGAATACAACTGGAGACATCGCGGCTTTATAAGCAAGCTGGGGTTAATCCTTTGGCAG GATGTTTCCCAACTTTGGCCACAATACCAGTCTGGATAGGTTTGTATCAAGCTCTTTCAAATGTGGCAAATGAG GGACTGTTGACAGAAGGGTTTTTTTGGATTCCCTCTTTGGGTGGGCCAACTACAATTGCTGCTCGACAAAGTGGATCTGGCATTTCTTGGCTTTTTCCGTTTgtg GATGGCCATCCACCATTGGGCTGGCAAGACACTGCAGCATACCTTGTTTTACCTGTCCTCCTTGTCATTTCTCAGTATGTTTCAATGGAGCTGATGAAGCCACCTCAG ACTGATGATCCATCTCAAAAGAATACACTTCTTGTTTTCAAGTTTCTTCCACTCATGATTGGTTACTTTTCTCTATCTGTCCCATCAGGATTATCAATTTACTG GTTCACAAACAATGTACTGAGCACAGCACAACAAGTATGGTTACGCAAATTAGGTGGTGCCAAACCTGTTGTGAATGAGGATGCAAGTGGAATCATTACTGCAGGGCGTGCAAAAAGATCAGCTTCTCAGCCTGCAAGGGCTGGTGATAG GTTTAGACAActaaaagaagaagagaagaagaaaaaaataagcaaGGCATTGCCAGCAGAAGAGATTCAGGCTCTTGCATCTGAATCTGATTCTGATGAAGGTTCAGATGAAGAGACTAAAGACAAG GGTGATGATGTTTTAGAAGAGGCATATGTTTCTAGTGGTAGCAAACAGGTTCCACAATATGCTGGGCCAAGGAGAAGCAAGCGGTCAAAGCGGAAGCGTGCCGGATGA
- the LOC117916160 gene encoding CLAVATA3/ESR (CLE)-related protein 46-like, producing MGRRQTLFALLLACLLLAASPHRYSAATKVQAGSKPREASASAAAAAAGFSFATSAKGKKTRKSPSGPNPVGNQHPPSRP from the exons ATGGGGAGAAGACAGACCCTCTTCGCTCTCCTCTTAGCATGCCTCCTGCTTGCTGCTTCTCCGCACCGTTACTCTGCTGCTACCAAGGTTCAAG CTGGTTCCAAACCCAGAGAAGCGTCGGCATCGGCAGCAGCAGCGGCGGCAGGATTCAGTTTTGCTACttcg GCCAAAGGGAAGAAGACTCGTAAATCTCCATCTGGACCCAACCCGGTTGGAAATCAACACCCACCGTCGAGGCCATGA